A window of Eikenella corrodens contains these coding sequences:
- the gatA gene encoding Asp-tRNA(Asn)/Glu-tRNA(Gln) amidotransferase subunit GatA yields MTQYTLTQASQLLQSKQISAVELATEYLAAIAAQNPAINGYITLDQDKTLAEARAADARIAQGNATALTGVPIAYKDIFCQTGWRSACSSKMLDNFVSPYTATVVQNLLDEGMVTLGRTNMDEFAMGSTNETSFYGATKNPWNLEHVPGGSSGGSAAVVAARLAPVALGSDTGGSIRQPASHCGITGIKPTYGTVSRFGMVAYASSFDQAGPMAQTAEDCAILLNAMASFDERDSTSLERSKEDYTCDLDKPLKGMKIGLPKEYFGEGADADVQAALQNVIKLLKAQGAETIEVSLPQTALSIPAYYVLASAEASTNLSRYDGVRYGHRAAQFGDLEEMYSNTRAEGFGSEVKRRIMIGTYVLSHGYYDAYYLKAQKLRRLVANDFQTAFAQCDFILAPTAPTAAPKLGSDIHDPVQMYLSDIYTIAVNLAGLPALTLPAGFSSSGLPIGVQFIGNHFSEAKILGAAHQVQLASDWHTKVPV; encoded by the coding sequence ATGACCCAATACACCCTCACCCAAGCCAGCCAACTGCTGCAATCCAAACAAATCTCCGCCGTCGAACTGGCAACCGAATATCTTGCCGCCATTGCTGCGCAAAACCCGGCTATCAACGGCTACATCACTCTCGACCAAGACAAGACCCTTGCCGAAGCCCGTGCCGCCGACGCGCGTATCGCGCAAGGTAACGCTACCGCACTCACCGGCGTACCCATCGCCTACAAAGATATTTTCTGTCAAACAGGTTGGCGCAGCGCGTGCAGCTCCAAGATGCTGGACAATTTCGTTTCGCCCTACACTGCCACCGTTGTACAAAATCTGCTCGACGAAGGCATGGTAACGCTCGGCCGTACCAATATGGACGAGTTTGCCATGGGTTCTACCAACGAAACCTCGTTCTACGGCGCGACTAAAAATCCGTGGAATCTTGAGCATGTCCCAGGCGGTTCGTCCGGCGGCTCCGCAGCCGTTGTGGCAGCGCGTCTTGCTCCCGTCGCACTCGGTTCCGATACCGGCGGCTCCATCCGTCAGCCTGCTTCACACTGCGGCATCACCGGCATCAAACCTACCTACGGCACGGTTTCCCGCTTTGGCATGGTTGCCTACGCCTCCAGTTTCGACCAAGCCGGTCCGATGGCGCAAACCGCCGAAGACTGCGCGATTTTGCTCAATGCAATGGCGAGCTTTGACGAGCGCGATTCCACCAGCTTGGAACGCAGCAAAGAAGACTACACCTGCGATTTGGACAAACCGCTCAAAGGCATGAAAATCGGCCTGCCTAAAGAATATTTCGGCGAAGGCGCGGATGCCGATGTGCAGGCTGCTTTACAAAACGTCATCAAACTTTTAAAAGCGCAAGGCGCGGAAACCATCGAAGTTTCCCTGCCGCAAACCGCCCTGTCCATCCCCGCTTACTACGTCCTCGCTTCCGCCGAAGCCAGTACCAACCTTTCCCGCTACGACGGTGTACGCTACGGCCACCGCGCCGCGCAATTCGGCGACCTTGAAGAAATGTACAGCAACACCCGCGCAGAAGGCTTTGGCAGCGAAGTCAAACGCCGCATCATGATCGGCACTTATGTGTTGTCGCACGGCTACTACGATGCCTATTACCTGAAAGCCCAAAAACTGCGCCGCCTCGTTGCCAACGATTTTCAGACGGCCTTCGCGCAATGCGACTTCATCCTCGCCCCGACTGCCCCCACCGCCGCCCCCAAACTCGGCAGCGACATCCACGATCCCGTACAGATGTACCTTTCCGACATCTACACCATCGCTGTGAATCTGGCAGGACTACCCGCCCTGACCCTGCCCGCAGGTTTCAGCAGCAGCGGACTACCCATCGGAGTGCAATTTATCGGCAACCACTTCTCCGAAGCCAAAATCCTTGGCGCAGCGCATCAAGTACAACTGGCGAGCGATTGGCATACGAAAGTGCCGGTGTGA